In Fluviicola taffensis DSM 16823, the following are encoded in one genomic region:
- a CDS encoding rhodanese-like domain-containing protein: MNRITPEACKQLIQNKEAELIDIREPWEVEICAIGGIKTPMHLIPSVADTMDKSKKYIILCKTGRRAESVANLLECGHGFEDVSILEGGITAWYETFEPTHEIY, translated from the coding sequence ATGAATCGTATTACCCCCGAAGCTTGTAAGCAACTAATTCAAAACAAGGAGGCCGAATTGATCGATATCCGCGAACCGTGGGAAGTTGAAATATGTGCTATCGGTGGAATAAAAACGCCAATGCATTTGATTCCTAGTGTAGCAGATACGATGGATAAATCCAAAAAATACATCATTCTGTGTAAAACGGGAAGAAGAGCAGAATCCGTTGCAAATTTGTTGGAATGTGGACATGGATTTGAAGATGTTTCTATTTTAGAAGGCGGAATTACAGCTTGGTACGAAACGTTCGAACCTACTCACGAAATATATTAA
- a CDS encoding o-succinylbenzoate synthase gives MGSLNQLKASFEAFTLDFKLPSGTSRGVLTQKQGWKLKLANSEGIIGLGECSVIPGLSPDYSSDKEYEFKLTEICQNPTHFIENRELLAGYPSILFGLESAYFDLKNEGKRIYFDSAKNPSGFNIPINGLIWMGEVSYMQDQIAEKLAAGFSCIKLKVGAIDFKQELRVLEGIRTRYDASQIVLRVDANGAFTLEDALWKLEELAKLDLHSIEQPIKAGSWNEMKSLCKKTPLPIALDEELIGINQIERKIDLLETIKPQFIILKPSLHGGFSGTSEWIELAEARRIPWWITSALESNIGLNAIAQFTATYNPNLPQGLGTGGLYETNFEAPLKIEKGNLYYLK, from the coding sequence ATGGGTTCTTTAAATCAACTCAAGGCTTCTTTTGAAGCATTCACACTGGACTTTAAACTCCCAAGTGGAACAAGTCGCGGTGTTTTAACTCAAAAGCAAGGCTGGAAGCTTAAACTAGCTAATTCAGAGGGTATAATTGGTTTAGGCGAATGTTCGGTAATACCAGGCTTATCTCCTGATTATAGTTCTGACAAGGAATACGAGTTTAAATTGACTGAAATTTGCCAAAATCCCACTCATTTCATCGAAAACAGAGAACTGTTAGCCGGTTATCCTTCCATTCTTTTCGGATTAGAAAGTGCTTATTTCGACCTGAAAAATGAAGGAAAGCGAATTTATTTTGATTCTGCCAAAAATCCTTCCGGATTCAATATTCCAATCAATGGATTGATTTGGATGGGCGAAGTAAGTTATATGCAAGATCAAATAGCCGAAAAATTGGCTGCTGGATTCTCATGCATTAAATTGAAAGTTGGTGCCATCGATTTCAAACAAGAACTGAGAGTATTGGAAGGAATTCGCACTCGTTATGATGCTTCGCAAATTGTGCTTCGTGTAGATGCAAACGGTGCTTTTACTTTGGAAGATGCACTTTGGAAATTGGAAGAATTGGCAAAACTCGATTTACACAGCATAGAACAGCCCATTAAAGCTGGTTCCTGGAATGAAATGAAATCTCTTTGTAAGAAAACTCCTTTGCCCATTGCTTTGGATGAAGAATTAATCGGAATCAATCAAATAGAGCGAAAAATTGATTTACTGGAAACTATCAAACCTCAGTTCATCATTCTGAAACCGAGTCTTCACGGAGGATTCAGCGGAACAAGTGAATGGATCGAATTAGCCGAAGCAAGACGGATTCCATGGTGGATTACTTCCGCTTTGGAAAGCAATATCGGTTTAAATGCAATTGCTCAATTTACAGCAACTTACAATCCAAATTTACCGCAAGGTTTAGGAACCGGCGGATTGTATGAAACGAATTTTGAAGCTCCTTTAAAGATTGAAAAAGGGAATTTGTATTATTTAAAGTAA
- a CDS encoding NAD(P)H-dependent flavin oxidoreductase has product MTITELKNRLTLPVIVSPMFLVSGSKLAIESCKNGIVGTIPSLNGRTSEAFEQLLIEITNTLKQFEEETGIKPAPFGVNLIVNKTNPRLMPDLELCVKYQVPIIITSLGAVKEVVDAVHSYGGLVFHDVIKKRHAEKAIESGVDGIIAVANGAGGHGGTANPFALVEEIRSFYDGTLILAGTITKGKDILAAENMGADFAYMGTRFIATEESLAQSDYKKMLVASHIEDIIYTDGISGVNANFLLPSIEKSGVDLTEKKEEDFSKLSDEHSKAWKDIWSAGQGTTGIEKVESVANLVNELKREYKETLLENQRKLEGLKYS; this is encoded by the coding sequence ATGACTATCACAGAACTTAAAAACAGATTGACACTTCCAGTTATTGTATCACCGATGTTTCTAGTTTCTGGAAGTAAATTAGCAATAGAAAGTTGCAAAAACGGTATTGTAGGAACGATTCCTTCTTTGAACGGAAGAACTTCCGAAGCTTTTGAACAATTGTTGATCGAAATCACAAATACATTAAAACAATTCGAAGAAGAAACGGGAATAAAACCAGCTCCTTTTGGTGTGAATTTAATCGTAAACAAAACCAATCCTAGATTAATGCCTGATTTAGAATTGTGTGTCAAATACCAAGTTCCTATAATCATTACCTCATTGGGAGCTGTGAAAGAAGTCGTAGATGCAGTACACAGTTACGGCGGATTGGTCTTCCACGATGTGATCAAAAAACGACATGCTGAAAAAGCCATTGAATCGGGAGTTGATGGAATTATAGCTGTTGCAAACGGTGCTGGTGGACACGGGGGAACGGCAAATCCATTTGCATTAGTAGAAGAAATTCGATCTTTTTACGACGGAACATTAATTCTCGCTGGTACAATTACCAAAGGAAAAGACATTCTTGCAGCTGAAAATATGGGTGCTGATTTCGCATATATGGGAACTCGATTCATTGCTACCGAAGAAAGCTTGGCGCAATCAGATTATAAAAAAATGCTTGTTGCTTCACATATTGAAGACATTATTTACACAGATGGAATTTCAGGTGTCAACGCAAATTTCCTTTTGCCTAGCATTGAAAAGTCAGGAGTGGATCTCACTGAAAAGAAAGAAGAAGATTTCTCGAAATTATCAGATGAACATAGCAAAGCTTGGAAAGATATTTGGTCTGCAGGACAAGGTACAACTGGCATTGAAAAGGTAGAATCAGTTGCAAATCTTGTGAATGAATTGAAAAGGGAATACAAAGAAACACTTTTGGAGAATCAGCGGAAGCTGGAGGGTTTGAAATACAGTTAA
- the menA gene encoding 1,4-dihydroxy-2-naphthoate octaprenyltransferase, whose amino-acid sequence MANSSDWISALRLRTLPLSISGILVGSFIAVFQGFWNPIIFSLALSTTLLFQILSNLANDLGDSLKGADNSDRVGPMRAVQSGAISKSAMKSAVILTSVLSFISAGFLIYFGTKNLSISSVYIYIGLAIASVLAAITYTIGKKAYGYNGMGDLFVFIFFGLVSVIGVYPLFSDTLSWILIFPAITIGFLSTAVLNLNNLRDRENDEKVGKRTLVVKLGASNAKKYHYFLILSAFTSWILFLIFTKNWLGFISLIPIILFIKHLLFVSKNTVPKELDSQLKIVALGTFFISILYVISVSINQWVL is encoded by the coding sequence ATGGCAAATTCATCTGATTGGATTAGTGCGCTTCGTTTAAGAACACTTCCATTATCAATTTCCGGAATACTTGTTGGTTCATTTATTGCCGTTTTTCAAGGTTTCTGGAATCCGATTATTTTCTCTTTGGCATTATCTACAACTCTTTTATTTCAAATTCTCTCTAATCTTGCAAACGATTTAGGAGATTCACTAAAAGGAGCTGACAATTCAGATCGAGTTGGTCCGATGCGAGCTGTTCAGTCAGGAGCGATTTCTAAATCGGCCATGAAAAGCGCCGTTATATTGACGTCCGTTTTGTCATTTATAAGCGCTGGATTCTTGATTTATTTTGGAACGAAAAATCTATCTATATCAAGCGTTTATATCTATATTGGACTAGCAATAGCATCTGTTTTAGCTGCAATTACTTATACGATTGGAAAAAAAGCATACGGTTACAACGGAATGGGTGATTTATTTGTTTTCATCTTTTTTGGATTGGTCAGTGTTATTGGAGTTTATCCTCTGTTTTCAGATACTCTTTCTTGGATTTTAATTTTTCCAGCAATTACAATCGGTTTTCTAAGTACAGCTGTTCTTAATTTAAACAACTTAAGAGATCGTGAAAATGATGAAAAGGTTGGCAAAAGAACTCTAGTTGTGAAACTCGGTGCTTCAAATGCAAAAAAATACCATTACTTTCTAATTCTTAGTGCTTTCACTAGCTGGATTTTATTTTTGATTTTCACTAAAAATTGGCTCGGATTCATTTCTTTAATTCCAATTATTCTTTTTATCAAACACCTACTCTTTGTTTCGAAGAATACCGTTCCAAAAGAATTGGATTCCCAATTGAAAATCGTAGCTCTTGGAACCTTTTTCATCAGTATTCTTTACGTTATTAGTGTTTCTATTAACCAATGGGTTCTTTAA
- a CDS encoding DUF4442 domain-containing protein, producing the protein MNKSSIKKYALMLRLMGIFKIPMIGYVRPRLQNITDEEVVVKIKLCRRTKNHLKSMYFGSLAVGADVTAGLHAFYFCDELNVKPSFAFKGMKAEFLKRAETDIVFTCTEGLVIREQVLKAIQTNERQNHWVKVTAKDLNGEVVALFEMEISVKIK; encoded by the coding sequence ATGAATAAATCATCGATTAAAAAATACGCACTGATGTTGCGTCTCATGGGAATTTTCAAGATTCCAATGATTGGTTATGTACGTCCGAGATTGCAAAACATTACAGATGAAGAAGTAGTTGTAAAAATTAAATTGTGTAGGAGAACAAAAAATCATCTAAAAAGTATGTATTTCGGATCTTTGGCTGTTGGTGCAGATGTAACAGCAGGATTGCATGCGTTCTATTTTTGTGATGAATTGAATGTGAAACCATCATTTGCTTTTAAGGGAATGAAAGCAGAATTTTTGAAACGCGCGGAAACGGATATCGTGTTTACTTGTACAGAAGGATTAGTTATTAGAGAACAAGTACTGAAAGCAATTCAGACAAATGAACGACAAAATCATTGGGTAAAAGTAACAGCTAAAGATTTGAATGGGGAAGTAGTTGCTCTATTTGAGATGGAAATCTCCGTCAAGATAAAGTGA
- a CDS encoding VTT domain-containing protein, translating into MIEFFHQLFDLQNFGTFINTYENYIYVILFLVIFVETGLVIMPFLPGDSLLFTAGLFAASGHLSIALLLSLLVFAAILGDNVNYWIGRKIGLNVFNWKIRGRQLVKPIYLEKTEAFFEKNGVKAIIMARFVPFVRTFTPFAAGIGKMNYRKFFLFDVIGGFLWIFGLTLAGYFLGGIDWIKENIEKVCLGIIFISLLPMIISFLKSKFTKKDV; encoded by the coding sequence ATGATAGAATTTTTTCACCAATTATTTGATTTGCAAAATTTTGGCACTTTCATAAATACGTATGAAAATTACATTTATGTCATATTATTTCTAGTAATTTTCGTTGAAACGGGCTTGGTAATCATGCCATTCTTGCCAGGCGATTCATTGCTTTTTACAGCAGGATTATTTGCCGCCTCAGGTCATTTGAGTATTGCGCTATTACTTAGTTTACTCGTTTTTGCAGCAATTCTCGGAGACAACGTAAACTATTGGATTGGCAGAAAAATTGGGTTAAATGTCTTTAATTGGAAAATTAGAGGAAGACAACTGGTAAAACCTATTTATTTGGAAAAAACGGAAGCTTTCTTTGAGAAAAATGGAGTAAAAGCGATTATCATGGCACGTTTTGTTCCATTTGTAAGGACTTTCACACCCTTTGCCGCTGGAATAGGTAAAATGAATTACCGTAAATTCTTCTTGTTTGACGTGATTGGTGGATTCCTTTGGATTTTCGGGCTAACACTTGCAGGGTATTTCTTAGGAGGAATTGACTGGATAAAAGAGAACATTGAAAAAGTTTGTTTGGGGATTATCTTCATTTCCTTACTTCCAATGATTATTAGCTTTTTGAAGTCAAAATTCACTAAGAAAGATGTCTAA
- a CDS encoding NAD(P)H-dependent flavin oxidoreductase has translation MEKLALSKLLNIEYPIIMAPMFLVSNEEMIVAGIENGIAAAIPALNYRSTELLREGLKRMKTSVKGPIGINLIVNASNIYMEEQLRICVEEGVDFFITSLGSPKKVIEVAREKGIKVFCDVTDVEYAKKVADLGADAVIAVNNRAGGHAGKIDPKALIQTIKKAVSIPVISAGGVGTKKEMDELIAAGADGFSIGSIFIASNEAGVSKEYKQACVDYGEKDIIMTSKLSGTPCTVINTPYVQEIGTEQSWIERFLNKNKRLKKWVKALTFYRGMKSLEKAAFSATYKTVWCAGPSIEHVKEIKSVKEIIQSLVSHE, from the coding sequence ATGGAAAAGTTAGCGCTGAGCAAATTATTGAATATCGAATATCCAATTATCATGGCACCGATGTTTTTGGTTTCCAATGAAGAAATGATTGTTGCTGGAATCGAAAATGGAATTGCAGCGGCTATTCCAGCATTAAATTACCGATCTACTGAACTTTTACGCGAAGGATTGAAACGGATGAAGACTTCTGTAAAAGGACCTATTGGAATTAATCTAATCGTCAATGCGTCTAATATTTACATGGAAGAACAATTACGGATTTGTGTGGAAGAAGGCGTTGATTTTTTTATTACTTCATTGGGTTCTCCCAAAAAGGTGATTGAAGTAGCTCGAGAAAAAGGAATAAAAGTTTTCTGTGATGTAACAGATGTTGAGTATGCAAAAAAGGTAGCAGATTTGGGTGCAGATGCAGTCATTGCTGTTAACAACAGAGCAGGAGGACATGCAGGTAAAATCGACCCGAAAGCATTGATTCAAACGATCAAAAAAGCGGTTTCTATTCCCGTTATTTCAGCGGGTGGAGTGGGAACAAAAAAAGAGATGGATGAATTGATTGCTGCTGGTGCAGATGGTTTTTCTATTGGTTCCATTTTCATCGCATCCAATGAAGCGGGCGTTTCGAAAGAATACAAACAAGCGTGTGTAGATTATGGTGAAAAGGATATCATTATGACTTCAAAACTTTCAGGAACACCATGTACAGTTATAAATACGCCATATGTCCAAGAAATTGGCACAGAACAATCCTGGATTGAACGATTTTTGAATAAGAACAAACGCTTGAAAAAATGGGTGAAAGCGTTGACATTTTACCGGGGAATGAAATCTTTGGAAAAAGCTGCTTTTAGCGCAACCTATAAAACGGTTTGGTGCGCTGGACCAAGTATTGAACACGTGAAAGAAATAAAATCAGTGAAAGAAATCATTCAAAGCCTTGTCTCTCATGAATAA